The following are from one region of the Natronosporangium hydrolyticum genome:
- the cobA gene encoding uroporphyrinogen-III C-methyltransferase produces MTDPLYPLGLRLTGRRVLVVGGGAVATRRVPALLTCGAQVVLVSPTLTPALQSLVTAGQLTWLPRRFTPDDLAEVWLVQVAIDDPAAAAEVSEAAEQRRIFCVRADDRHAATAWTPAVARHGPVTVAVLGGGNPQRAAGLRDAVRQGLVDGSLSYQPGATRARLVRGGVGSVALIGAGPGDPDLITARGRRLLTEADVVVTDRLVPGLLLDELRPEVELVDAAKIPYGPSRTQEEINRILVDRALAGASVARLKGGDPYVFGRGGEEAQACAAAGVPVTVVPGVSSAVAVPAAAGIPVTHRGVAHEFVVVSGHLAPDHPESLVAWPALAQLRGTLVILMGMRQAPAITKTLLTHGRPPQTPAAVLADGTTARQRTLRTTLAELPAAIDQAGLGPPAVIVIGDVAGVDLGPPC; encoded by the coding sequence ATGACCGACCCGCTGTATCCGCTGGGGTTGCGGCTGACCGGCCGGCGCGTGTTGGTGGTGGGCGGCGGGGCGGTCGCCACCCGCCGGGTGCCGGCGCTGTTGACGTGTGGGGCGCAGGTCGTGCTGGTCTCGCCCACCCTGACCCCCGCGCTGCAGAGCCTGGTGACGGCCGGGCAGCTGACCTGGCTGCCGCGCCGGTTCACCCCCGATGACCTGGCCGAAGTGTGGCTGGTCCAGGTGGCGATCGACGATCCGGCGGCGGCGGCGGAGGTCAGCGAGGCGGCCGAGCAGCGGCGCATCTTCTGTGTGCGCGCCGACGACCGGCACGCCGCCACCGCCTGGACCCCGGCGGTCGCCCGGCACGGACCGGTCACCGTGGCGGTGCTCGGCGGCGGCAACCCGCAGCGGGCGGCTGGGCTGCGCGACGCGGTCCGGCAAGGACTGGTGGACGGCAGCCTGAGCTACCAGCCGGGCGCCACCCGGGCCCGGCTGGTCCGCGGCGGGGTGGGCAGCGTGGCCCTGATCGGCGCCGGCCCTGGGGACCCTGACCTGATCACCGCCCGCGGCCGCCGGCTACTCACCGAGGCCGACGTCGTCGTCACCGACCGGCTCGTCCCCGGGCTGCTGCTCGACGAGCTCCGCCCGGAGGTCGAGCTGGTCGACGCGGCCAAGATCCCGTACGGCCCGTCCCGAACCCAGGAAGAGATCAACCGGATTCTGGTCGACCGGGCGCTGGCCGGTGCGTCGGTGGCCCGGCTCAAGGGTGGCGACCCGTACGTCTTCGGCCGCGGCGGGGAAGAAGCCCAGGCGTGCGCCGCCGCCGGCGTACCGGTGACCGTAGTGCCGGGTGTCAGCAGCGCGGTGGCGGTGCCGGCGGCCGCCGGGATTCCGGTGACCCACCGGGGCGTGGCGCACGAATTCGTCGTGGTCTCCGGCCATCTCGCCCCCGACCACCCCGAATCGTTGGTGGCGTGGCCGGCGTTGGCCCAGCTGCGCGGCACCCTGGTCATCCTGATGGGGATGCGCCAAGCCCCGGCGATCACGAAGACTCTGCTGACCCACGGCCGGCCGCCGCAGACGCCGGCGGCGGTGCTCGCCGACGGGACCACGGCCCGGCAGCGGACACTGCGGACCACGCTGGCGGAGCTACCGGCCGCGATCGACCAGGCCGGGCTCGGCCCTCCAGCGGTGATCGTCATCGGCGACGTGGCCGGGGTCGACCTGGGGCCGCCCTGCTGA
- a CDS encoding transglycosylase domain-containing protein translates to MLGRIRSATGRATPLVRTALLAGVIVAAVLFPIAAIGGLAVKSGADLIDEVPTELTAVRPAQTTYVYASDGETLLTSFYEEHRAYVPITEMSPYIQQAIVAAEDTRFYEHDGVDPRGVARAFIANTQAGDVAQGGSTLTMQYVRMALRDGAETPTEVREATEQSATRKVREAQYAVEVEKELSKAEILERYLNHAYFGHRAYGIFAAAEIFFSKHPRDLTLVESAVLAGLVQAPSAYDPVTQDQQAAIERRNWVIDRMAELGYVAPRVAEQEKRKPIELNTSTPPNDCVSVPTDHNDWGFFCDLFRRWWLSQEAFGDNPLQRQDALRRGGYEIVTSIDPDVQETMQGHVVSKEPTGSPFAHGAVAIEPGTGLVKGMAVNRNFALNAAEDATVDDIAGNYPDTVAPLLGGGELAGYQAGSTFKWFVLLAALDAGLPMDTRISSPHQYVSSYPSGGPASCGGYWCPRNASPEMAGNHGMWSGFGQSVNTYFVQLQELVGAGAAVRMAENLGLTWRTEVDQTHASPDRADGWGPFTLGVSDANPLEMANAYAVAAADGNYCEPLPVVSIKDRDGHEVTYTDEHGNQVPVSEPRCRQAVTPEVARAATDIALCPTGSGAATGSCGGWATAEPVSDIVGRPVAGKTGTTDDNRTAWMVGYTPELAVAAFTADPDNPMNAAGGGRASQSILTVSETLRDALRGEPVTDFEPPPRSIIR, encoded by the coding sequence GTGTTGGGACGCATCCGCTCCGCTACCGGCCGAGCGACACCGCTGGTTCGTACCGCGTTGCTCGCCGGTGTCATCGTCGCTGCCGTGCTGTTCCCGATCGCCGCGATCGGTGGGCTAGCGGTCAAGTCCGGCGCCGACCTCATCGACGAGGTGCCGACCGAGTTGACCGCCGTCCGGCCAGCCCAGACCACCTATGTCTACGCCAGTGACGGCGAGACCCTGCTGACCAGCTTCTACGAAGAGCACCGCGCCTACGTGCCGATCACCGAGATGTCACCGTACATCCAGCAGGCGATCGTCGCCGCCGAGGACACCCGGTTCTACGAACACGACGGGGTCGACCCGCGCGGCGTCGCCCGCGCCTTCATCGCCAACACTCAGGCCGGCGACGTCGCGCAGGGCGGCTCCACCCTCACCATGCAGTACGTCCGGATGGCGCTGCGGGACGGCGCGGAGACCCCCACCGAGGTACGGGAGGCGACCGAGCAGTCTGCTACCCGCAAGGTACGCGAGGCGCAGTACGCAGTGGAGGTCGAGAAGGAGCTGAGCAAGGCGGAGATCCTGGAGCGTTACCTCAACCACGCCTACTTCGGCCACCGGGCGTACGGGATCTTCGCCGCCGCCGAGATCTTCTTCTCCAAGCATCCCCGCGACCTGACCCTGGTCGAGTCGGCGGTCCTCGCCGGCCTGGTGCAGGCGCCCTCGGCGTACGACCCGGTGACCCAGGACCAGCAGGCCGCGATCGAACGGCGCAACTGGGTGATCGACCGGATGGCCGAGCTCGGCTACGTCGCCCCGAGAGTCGCCGAGCAGGAGAAGCGCAAACCGATCGAGCTGAACACCAGCACCCCGCCGAACGACTGCGTGTCGGTGCCCACCGACCACAACGACTGGGGATTCTTCTGCGATCTGTTCCGGCGCTGGTGGCTGTCGCAGGAGGCGTTCGGTGACAACCCCCTGCAGCGGCAGGACGCGCTGCGCCGTGGCGGCTACGAGATCGTCACCTCGATCGACCCGGACGTGCAGGAAACCATGCAGGGCCATGTCGTGTCCAAGGAGCCGACCGGCAGCCCCTTCGCCCACGGGGCGGTGGCGATCGAGCCCGGCACCGGGCTGGTCAAGGGCATGGCGGTCAACCGCAACTTCGCCCTGAACGCCGCCGAGGACGCGACCGTGGACGACATCGCGGGGAACTACCCGGACACGGTCGCGCCGCTGCTAGGCGGCGGGGAGCTCGCCGGTTACCAGGCCGGTTCGACCTTCAAATGGTTCGTGCTGCTCGCCGCGCTCGACGCCGGCCTGCCGATGGACACCCGGATCAGCTCCCCGCACCAGTACGTCTCCAGCTACCCCAGCGGCGGGCCGGCGAGCTGCGGCGGCTACTGGTGCCCCCGCAACGCCAGCCCGGAGATGGCCGGCAACCACGGCATGTGGTCCGGCTTCGGCCAGTCAGTCAACACCTACTTCGTACAGCTGCAGGAGCTGGTCGGGGCCGGCGCGGCGGTACGGATGGCGGAGAACCTGGGGCTGACCTGGCGCACCGAGGTCGACCAGACCCACGCGTCGCCGGACCGCGCCGACGGGTGGGGGCCGTTCACCCTGGGCGTCTCCGACGCTAACCCGTTGGAGATGGCGAACGCCTACGCGGTCGCAGCGGCCGACGGCAACTACTGCGAACCGCTCCCGGTGGTCTCGATCAAGGACCGGGACGGGCACGAGGTCACCTACACCGACGAGCACGGCAACCAGGTGCCCGTCTCGGAGCCGCGGTGCCGGCAGGCGGTGACCCCCGAAGTGGCCCGGGCCGCGACGGACATCGCGCTCTGCCCGACCGGCAGCGGCGCGGCAACCGGCAGCTGCGGCGGCTGGGCGACCGCCGAACCGGTCTCCGACATCGTCGGCCGCCCGGTCGCCGGCAAGACCGGGACGACCGACGACAACCGGACCGCATGGATGGTCGGTTATACCCCGGAGCTGGCGGTGGCGGCGTTCACCGCCGATCCGGACAACCCGATGAACGCCGCCGGCGGCGGCCGGGCATCGCAGTCGATCCTGACCGTCTCGGAGACGCTCCGGGACGCCCTGCGGGGCGAACCGGTCACCGACTTCGAACCGCCGCCCCGCTCGATCATCCGGTAG
- a CDS encoding GNAT family N-acetyltransferase translates to MSGQATLPTFPSLTVATPRLQIRQLTVADAATVAEVFADKQTQRWLPVRPDHGEFDALAWCTEDAAAHRSRGDGDHYGVVRREDDTLVGCLWTTHTDWRSRVTEVAYAVAPHARGFGLAAEAVDALAIALLLEHGFQRVELRVAPGNVASRRVAEKAGFTYEGLLRNAGHLHTGRVDLEVWSLVTADLR, encoded by the coding sequence GTGAGCGGACAGGCGACGCTGCCCACGTTCCCAAGCTTGACCGTGGCGACGCCCCGGCTGCAGATCCGGCAGCTGACCGTGGCGGACGCGGCGACAGTGGCGGAGGTCTTCGCGGACAAACAGACCCAACGCTGGCTGCCGGTGCGACCAGATCACGGGGAGTTCGACGCGCTCGCCTGGTGCACCGAGGATGCGGCGGCGCATCGTTCCCGCGGCGACGGTGACCATTACGGGGTCGTCCGGCGGGAGGACGACACGCTGGTGGGATGCCTCTGGACCACCCACACCGACTGGCGGTCCCGGGTCACCGAGGTGGCGTACGCGGTGGCGCCGCACGCGCGGGGCTTCGGCTTGGCGGCCGAGGCGGTCGACGCGTTGGCGATCGCGCTGTTGCTCGAACACGGATTTCAGCGGGTGGAGCTGCGGGTGGCGCCGGGCAACGTGGCTTCCCGCCGGGTCGCGGAGAAGGCCGGCTTCACCTACGAGGGGCTGCTGCGCAACGCCGGCCACCTGCACACCGGTCGAGTGGATCTCGAAGTGTGGTCGCTGGTCACCGCCGACCTGCGCTGA
- a CDS encoding SURF1 family protein, with protein MYRFLFSPRWLGGLAATLVLALVMTLLGVWQLQRYEHRSEINQRIDAAEAGEAAPLTSLLPAPEPANQVGPPPPADAGWAMVTATGQYDPAQEVLVRSRTVEGRVGVEVVTPLRLSDGTAVLIDRGWVPPAETGAADRPDAPAPPAGEVTVTGWVRPSERPDQVERRDGDLHTRRIDAATLAEHLPYPVYDGYLLLADQDPPVDEAFTLVPPRRENSWLNAGYAGQWWIFAGLVLFGYGWVARREAHRDHSGHTSGAGSSTASATVTA; from the coding sequence GTGTACCGGTTCCTGTTCTCACCCCGCTGGCTGGGCGGACTAGCTGCCACGCTGGTGCTCGCGTTGGTCATGACGCTCCTCGGGGTCTGGCAGCTGCAGCGGTATGAACATCGCAGCGAGATCAACCAACGGATCGACGCCGCCGAAGCGGGCGAAGCCGCTCCGCTCACTAGTCTCCTACCCGCCCCGGAGCCAGCCAACCAGGTAGGCCCACCGCCACCCGCCGACGCCGGCTGGGCCATGGTCACCGCGACCGGCCAGTACGACCCGGCACAGGAGGTGCTCGTCCGCAGCCGCACCGTCGAGGGGCGGGTCGGTGTCGAGGTGGTCACACCGCTTCGGCTCAGCGACGGCACCGCGGTGCTGATCGACCGGGGCTGGGTGCCGCCAGCGGAGACCGGTGCGGCCGACCGGCCGGACGCCCCGGCCCCGCCCGCGGGCGAGGTCACGGTGACCGGCTGGGTCCGACCCAGCGAACGCCCCGACCAGGTCGAGCGCCGCGACGGGGACCTGCACACCCGGCGGATCGACGCCGCCACGCTCGCCGAGCACCTGCCCTACCCCGTCTACGACGGCTACCTGCTGCTCGCAGACCAGGATCCGCCGGTGGACGAGGCGTTCACCCTGGTGCCGCCGCGGCGGGAAAACAGCTGGCTGAACGCCGGGTACGCCGGCCAGTGGTGGATCTTCGCCGGGCTGGTGCTGTTCGGCTACGGCTGGGTCGCCCGCCGCGAAGCCCACCGCGACCACAGCGGGCACACCTCCGGCGCCGGCAGCTCGACCGCCAGCGCTACCGTAACGGCATGA
- a CDS encoding DUF1707 SHOCT-like domain-containing protein, which translates to MTDPRSSVPPGQPSPPGQPHFGNQQPSPEQWPPAESDRKVVADRLRIAVDEGRLDLMEYDRRLRAAESAGTMVELHSVVGDLPTPAEQVLTQIGEITITQTTVHTPNGPIPLRGAQWLGQDHWHHEQKIATWGIVLAVVLFFCIGPFSLLFLLAKESRYSGTVDVTVSSGSRQYTARIPIQSHQHAHHVHQQVTYARSLSSG; encoded by the coding sequence ATGACCGACCCACGCTCCTCTGTGCCGCCCGGCCAGCCATCGCCGCCCGGACAGCCGCACTTCGGCAATCAGCAGCCATCGCCCGAACAGTGGCCGCCGGCGGAGTCCGATCGGAAGGTCGTCGCCGACCGGCTGCGGATCGCGGTCGATGAGGGCCGACTGGACCTGATGGAGTACGACCGGCGGCTGCGCGCCGCCGAGTCGGCGGGCACCATGGTCGAACTCCACTCGGTCGTCGGCGACCTACCCACCCCCGCCGAGCAGGTGCTCACCCAGATCGGCGAGATCACCATCACCCAGACAACAGTGCACACTCCGAACGGGCCAATCCCGTTGCGGGGCGCCCAGTGGCTCGGTCAGGACCACTGGCACCACGAACAGAAGATCGCCACCTGGGGGATCGTGCTGGCGGTCGTGCTCTTCTTCTGCATCGGCCCATTCAGCCTGCTCTTCCTGCTGGCTAAAGAGTCCCGCTACTCCGGCACGGTAGATGTGACGGTCAGCAGCGGTTCCCGCCAATACACCGCGCGGATCCCGATCCAGAGTCACCAGCACGCCCACCACGTCCACCAGCAGGTCACCTACGCGCGTTCGCTGTCGAGCGGCTAG
- a CDS encoding ATP-dependent DNA ligase, whose amino-acid sequence MEFVALAEASAAVAATTSRKAKVELLATALRRLAPTEIEAGAAFLSGELRQRQTGVGWASLQSLPPPAESASLTVADVDRAATELAAVAGAGSRSRRRAALDRLFAAATVPEQVLLRGLFSGELRQGAAAGVLVEAVARAGGVSAPAVRRALLLAGDLPAVAVAALTDGAAGLAGFALRVGTPLAPMLAASAATPAAALATTGAPALVDVKLDGVRIQVHVEGEQIAVFSRSLDVITDRMPEVVAAARELPVRQAVLDGEALALDAAGRPRPFQETSGRAATRLRSERVAASPAAGPAGLSPFFFDILHLDGEDLLDRPLAERSAALVASLPPDRRVSRATVADDDEAAARFAAAVAAGQEGVVVKSLAAGYDAGRRGSAWVKVKPRHTLDLVVLAAEWGHGRRHGWLSNLHLGARDAEGGSFVMLGKTFKGLTDELLRWQTERLRGLAVASTEWLVRVRPELVVEIAFDGVQRSDRYPGGVALRFARVLRYREDKPAAEADTIEAVRRIYLASHGTDATPS is encoded by the coding sequence GTGGAGTTCGTAGCGTTGGCGGAGGCGTCGGCGGCGGTGGCGGCCACGACCAGCCGGAAGGCGAAGGTCGAGCTGTTGGCTACGGCGCTGCGGCGGCTGGCGCCGACCGAGATCGAGGCCGGCGCCGCTTTCCTCAGCGGCGAGTTGCGGCAGCGGCAGACCGGCGTGGGCTGGGCCAGCCTGCAGTCGTTGCCGCCGCCGGCCGAGTCGGCGAGCCTGACCGTGGCCGATGTCGACCGGGCGGCGACCGAGCTCGCGGCGGTCGCGGGCGCCGGCTCCAGGTCCCGCCGGCGGGCCGCCCTCGACCGACTCTTCGCCGCCGCTACCGTCCCGGAGCAGGTGCTGCTGCGTGGCCTGTTCAGCGGGGAGCTTCGGCAGGGTGCGGCCGCCGGTGTGCTGGTGGAGGCGGTCGCGCGGGCCGGCGGCGTGAGCGCGCCAGCGGTCCGGCGGGCGTTGCTGCTCGCCGGGGATCTGCCGGCGGTGGCGGTCGCCGCGTTGACCGATGGGGCGGCAGGGCTGGCGGGTTTCGCGCTGCGGGTGGGCACACCGTTGGCGCCGATGTTGGCGGCGAGCGCCGCCACCCCGGCAGCGGCGCTCGCTACCACCGGCGCTCCGGCGCTGGTCGACGTGAAGCTCGACGGAGTGCGGATCCAGGTGCATGTGGAGGGTGAGCAGATCGCGGTCTTCAGCCGGAGCCTCGATGTGATCACCGACCGGATGCCGGAGGTGGTGGCGGCGGCTCGCGAGCTGCCGGTGCGGCAGGCGGTGCTCGACGGCGAGGCGTTGGCGCTGGACGCGGCCGGGCGGCCCCGGCCGTTCCAGGAGACCTCCGGCCGGGCCGCGACCCGGCTGCGGTCGGAGCGGGTGGCGGCGTCACCGGCCGCCGGGCCGGCGGGCCTGAGCCCGTTCTTCTTCGACATCTTGCACCTGGACGGGGAGGATCTGCTGGATCGGCCGCTCGCGGAACGGTCGGCCGCGCTGGTGGCGTCGCTGCCGCCGGATCGGCGGGTGTCGCGGGCGACCGTGGCAGACGACGACGAGGCGGCGGCCCGGTTCGCCGCTGCGGTCGCCGCTGGCCAGGAGGGGGTGGTGGTGAAGTCCCTCGCCGCCGGATATGACGCTGGCCGTCGGGGCAGCGCCTGGGTGAAGGTGAAGCCACGGCACACGCTGGATCTGGTGGTGCTGGCCGCGGAGTGGGGGCACGGCCGCCGGCATGGCTGGCTGTCGAACCTGCACCTGGGCGCCCGGGATGCCGAGGGCGGTAGCTTCGTGATGCTCGGCAAGACCTTCAAAGGGCTCACCGACGAGCTGTTGCGGTGGCAGACCGAGCGGCTGCGGGGGTTGGCGGTGGCGTCCACCGAGTGGCTGGTCCGGGTCCGGCCGGAGCTGGTGGTGGAGATCGCCTTCGACGGGGTCCAGCGCAGCGACCGTTACCCGGGTGGGGTGGCGCTCCGGTTCGCCCGGGTGTTGCGCTACCGGGAGGACAAACCCGCCGCCGAGGCCGACACTATCGAGGCGGTGCGGCGGATCTACCTCGCCAGCCACGGCACGGACGCGACGCCGAGCTAG
- a CDS encoding dipeptidase has translation MTVPLTETELRAAITRELPGVHADLARLVAVPSISFPEFDPAHVQRSAELTAELLRGCGLSTEIVRAGEGQPAVIGRRPAPPGAPTVLLYAHHDVQPIGDEAQWRSNPFTVTERDGRLYGRGVTDDKAGVLAHVAALRAFGDQLPVGVVVFAEGEEEYGSATLEELIKTYRDDLTADVIVIADSGNWDIGVPALTTSLRGLVNLFVEVQTLESAVHSGMFGGAVPDALTTLARLLASLHDDAGEVAVAGLSRAAAGPLEYPSDRLRAEAGMLDGVAFVGEGSLVERMWAKPALSVLGIDAPRTGEAPNALVPSAKAKLSLRIAPGQDPKAAYEAVAAHLRDHTPWGAAVTVTLEADGEACTIDTEGDAYPAARDAFRVAWDGAEPVDVGIGGSIPFIATFQENFPEAAILVTGIGDPYSRIHGPNESLDIAEFARICLGEALLLNNLATALRRPVSS, from the coding sequence ATGACCGTACCCCTGACCGAGACCGAGCTCCGGGCGGCGATCACGCGGGAGCTCCCGGGCGTGCACGCCGACCTGGCCCGCCTGGTCGCCGTGCCGAGCATCTCCTTCCCCGAATTCGACCCCGCCCACGTGCAGCGATCCGCCGAGCTGACCGCCGAGCTGCTGCGCGGCTGCGGGCTCAGCACCGAGATCGTCCGGGCCGGCGAGGGCCAGCCCGCGGTGATCGGCCGGCGGCCGGCCCCGCCCGGCGCCCCCACCGTGCTGCTCTACGCCCACCACGACGTCCAGCCGATCGGCGACGAGGCGCAGTGGCGCAGCAACCCGTTCACGGTGACCGAGCGGGACGGTCGGCTCTATGGGCGTGGGGTCACCGACGACAAGGCCGGGGTGCTCGCCCACGTCGCGGCGCTTCGGGCGTTCGGCGACCAGCTGCCGGTGGGCGTCGTCGTCTTCGCCGAGGGCGAGGAGGAGTACGGCTCGGCCACCCTCGAAGAGCTGATCAAGACCTACCGTGACGACCTCACCGCGGACGTGATCGTCATCGCGGACTCCGGCAACTGGGACATCGGCGTGCCGGCGCTCACCACCTCGCTACGGGGGTTGGTCAACCTCTTCGTTGAGGTGCAGACGTTGGAGTCGGCGGTGCACTCCGGGATGTTCGGCGGCGCCGTCCCCGACGCCCTCACCACCTTGGCGCGGCTGCTCGCCTCGCTGCACGACGACGCCGGGGAGGTGGCGGTCGCCGGGCTCTCCCGCGCCGCCGCCGGTCCGCTCGAGTACCCGTCGGACCGGCTGCGCGCCGAGGCCGGGATGCTCGACGGGGTGGCGTTCGTCGGGGAGGGTTCGCTGGTCGAGCGGATGTGGGCGAAGCCGGCGCTCTCGGTGCTCGGCATCGACGCGCCGCGGACCGGGGAGGCGCCCAACGCCCTGGTGCCGAGCGCGAAGGCGAAGCTGAGCCTGCGGATCGCCCCGGGCCAGGACCCGAAGGCGGCGTACGAGGCAGTGGCGGCCCATCTGCGCGACCACACGCCGTGGGGGGCGGCGGTCACGGTGACGTTGGAGGCGGACGGGGAGGCCTGCACCATCGACACCGAGGGGGATGCGTACCCGGCGGCCCGTGACGCGTTCCGGGTCGCCTGGGACGGCGCCGAGCCGGTCGACGTCGGGATCGGCGGGTCGATCCCGTTCATCGCGACCTTCCAGGAGAACTTCCCCGAGGCGGCGATCCTGGTCACCGGTATCGGCGACCCGTACTCCCGGATCCATGGGCCGAACGAGAGCCTCGACATCGCCGAGTTCGCCCGGATCTGTCTCGGTGAGGCGTTGCTGCTCAACAATCTCGCCACGGCGCTGCGGCGGCCAGTTTCGTCGTAG
- a CDS encoding M48 family metallopeptidase, producing MADGDHQGKQPGSDGNKGDKKATKQDAKSKGGKKGKKAHGGPAGATTGGATDVPASPPAKRRVVLTGISSRAWEHPADRGALTALRELRGFDEVLKAIAGLWNERAWRLQFLGGSIKVDHRQYPRLHRLYAEAATSLDVTELPELYVQNDRSLNAMAVGMKQPFIVVNTGMIELADDDELRCLLGHELGHVLSGHAVYRTMIIVLTNAMLRMAWFPIGAMVLYGIIAALYEWWRKAELSADRAGLLACQDPAASLRLSMKLAGGGDLSEVDTTAFLEQAAEFERAGDLRDSVLKLLMVAFRSHPMPVARAAEIRRWLDSGAYQRILAGEYPLREDDATASMTEDVKQAADSYRESFTRSEDPLFKLLRRVGDGATDLGAWVGSGAGKVKDWMSAAGRSARDAAGGAPNGHDDQR from the coding sequence ATGGCTGACGGTGATCACCAGGGCAAGCAGCCCGGCAGCGACGGCAACAAGGGCGACAAGAAAGCCACCAAGCAGGACGCCAAGTCCAAGGGTGGCAAGAAGGGCAAGAAGGCCCACGGCGGGCCGGCCGGTGCTACCACCGGGGGCGCTACCGACGTGCCAGCTTCACCGCCGGCCAAGCGTCGGGTGGTGCTCACCGGCATCAGCTCGCGCGCCTGGGAGCACCCGGCCGACCGGGGTGCCCTCACCGCGTTGCGGGAGTTGCGGGGCTTCGACGAGGTGCTGAAGGCGATCGCCGGGCTGTGGAATGAGCGTGCCTGGCGGCTGCAGTTCCTCGGCGGGTCGATCAAGGTGGACCATCGGCAGTATCCACGGTTGCACCGGCTCTACGCCGAGGCCGCCACCTCGCTGGATGTCACCGAGCTGCCGGAGCTGTACGTGCAGAACGACCGCAGCCTCAACGCTATGGCCGTCGGCATGAAGCAGCCGTTCATCGTGGTAAACACCGGCATGATCGAGCTGGCCGACGACGATGAGCTACGGTGCCTGCTCGGGCACGAGCTGGGTCATGTGCTTTCCGGGCACGCCGTCTACCGGACGATGATCATCGTCTTGACCAACGCCATGCTGCGGATGGCGTGGTTCCCGATCGGGGCGATGGTCCTCTACGGAATCATCGCCGCGCTGTACGAGTGGTGGCGCAAGGCAGAGCTCTCGGCCGACCGGGCCGGGCTGCTCGCCTGCCAGGACCCGGCGGCGTCGTTGCGGCTGTCGATGAAGCTCGCCGGCGGCGGCGATCTCTCCGAGGTGGACACTACGGCGTTCCTGGAGCAGGCAGCGGAGTTCGAGCGCGCCGGTGATCTGCGAGACAGCGTCCTCAAGCTATTGATGGTCGCGTTCCGGTCCCACCCCATGCCGGTCGCCCGGGCGGCGGAGATCCGCCGGTGGCTCGACTCGGGTGCGTACCAGCGGATCCTCGCCGGTGAGTACCCGCTCCGGGAGGACGACGCCACCGCCTCCATGACCGAGGACGTGAAGCAGGCCGCCGACTCGTACCGCGAATCTTTCACCCGTTCGGAAGATCCGCTCTTCAAGTTGCTGCGGCGGGTCGGCGACGGGGCGACCGACCTGGGGGCGTGGGTCGGATCGGGCGCCGGCAAGGTCAAGGATTGGATGTCGGCGGCGGGCCGCTCGGCGCGCGACGCCGCAGGTGGCGCCCCCAACGGCCACGACGACCAGCGCTGA
- the ssb gene encoding single-stranded DNA-binding protein, whose amino-acid sequence MYETQLTIIGNVLTAPEWRRTNNTGALVTTFKLASTARRLNRETGQWVDGNSLRVRIVCWRQLASNVFASVTVGDPLLVIGRFYTRDWVDDEGVKRIQYELEATSVGHDLSRGRNRFERVKVTTSTSMVEDRQTQQRVGGEVTEPVPSEQAPSRFDDTPYRPDDPPSMTEVVDVVDPPAAPARERATASAAASSEAASEASDAGAGAAAARSLAGAVAEPGAPWQAAPDPADTPSDPA is encoded by the coding sequence ATGTACGAGACGCAGCTAACCATCATCGGCAATGTGCTGACCGCCCCGGAGTGGCGGCGGACCAACAACACCGGGGCGCTGGTGACCACCTTCAAGCTGGCCTCCACCGCGCGGCGACTCAATCGCGAGACCGGCCAGTGGGTCGATGGCAATTCACTTCGGGTGCGGATCGTCTGTTGGCGACAGTTGGCCAGCAACGTGTTCGCCTCGGTGACGGTCGGCGACCCGTTGCTTGTGATCGGCCGCTTCTACACCCGCGATTGGGTGGACGACGAGGGGGTCAAGCGCATCCAGTATGAGCTTGAAGCGACCTCCGTCGGCCATGACCTGAGCCGTGGGCGTAACCGGTTCGAACGGGTGAAGGTGACCACGTCGACCAGCATGGTGGAAGATCGGCAAACGCAGCAGCGGGTCGGGGGCGAGGTGACGGAGCCGGTGCCGAGCGAGCAGGCACCGAGTCGCTTCGACGATACCCCCTACCGGCCGGACGACCCGCCGTCGATGACCGAGGTTGTCGATGTGGTCGACCCGCCTGCCGCGCCGGCCCGGGAGCGGGCAACCGCCTCCGCTGCGGCTTCGTCTGAGGCCGCGTCCGAGGCCTCAGACGCGGGGGCCGGGGCTGCGGCGGCGCGGTCGCTGGCCGGTGCGGTCGCTGAGCCGGGGGCGCCGTGGCAGGCGGCCCCAGATCCGGCCGACACCCCGTCGGATCCGGCCTGA